In the Anaerolineales bacterium genome, GAAAAGCCGAAAGCGCATTTCGCAATCCGCGCCGCCCCTCCGGCCTGATCCGTGTGCGGATGGTCTCCGGGACAATAACCAACCCGGGCGGACTATCCGTCTTGTTTGCGGCCGCCGCGGATCCCCGGAAGATCGGCAGCCTCCGAAAAGCCGGAGCGGACGGCGGTAAAAAAAATTTTTTACGCCGGCTCGGGCCATTATCCGGCACGAGCAACTCCGTTGCCTGGAAGCTGACGGAGAATTACCGTTCGGCGGGAATTTTTTCGGCCGGTAAAAAAAACGAAATAGCAGGGGTTGTCGAAAAACAGCATTAGTTTGTTTCCGGATCGTCATGCCCGCGCCCGCCCCGAGAAGCGGGGTGTTCGTATCGGGCATCCAACCATGGAAACCCTGGATTCCCGCTAAACCCACCCCCGGTGAAGAACGCGCCGAGGGCCGGCGCGGGAATGACGGACTATCTCCGGCGGGCAATTTTCCACAAATACCATTGATTCACTTTTTAGACAGCCCCTCTCATTTTCTCCGCGGGCATAATACTATTTATTTGCCTTTCGACCCCGCGTCCGACAGAGACGGATGACCGCTTGGCCTCCCATCCATTCCGGGAATTTTCCGCCGGAACGATTGGGAATGTCGGCGGTCGATCCTCCCGAACGCAGACGCGCATCGGTCCAAGCGCGTCCGCGCATGCCCCGGCTTAATCGGAAACCGTCAGCGAACCGGCATCCAGGGCGATCTCGTAGAAGCCGTGCGGATCCCAGGGCAGGATTGATCCGTCCTGCGAAACCGTGCCCCCGCTTACCGTCACACGCAGATACATGCCGGTCGGGAAATGCGGAGGAAGAGTCCAGCTCCAAACATAGTCGCCTCCCGTATACGCGGGCTCGGTTTGCATGAGGATCTTCTGGCCCATCCAATAGGCGGCGACTTTATACAAAACGTCGATCCAGACATCCTGCGCGGCCCTCGCGTGATACATGCTCGCCGCAACGTTTTCCACCTCGACGCCCGCATACCATTCCTGCGAGGTCGGCAGCAGGGTGTGGAACAGGAAGATCAGCCAATTTCCTCCGGACCGCGCTGTGTCGATCTCCAGGTTCAAAGCCTTCTCCGATTCGCCCCCGACCGCCATAAACACCGGAAGGTTCAAAGGGTCGGTGTTGTCTCCGGGCGCAATCATCCCGTAGGAAACCCCCCGGTTCACGAAGTAATATTGGGCCGCATACCAGGCCCAGCCCCGGTCGCCGTAAGGCGCGGCGAAGCTCCATACCGGCTGGTGGGAGATCGTATTCGTGATGTAGTCGGCGTTCTGGCTGATCTCGAGGTCCTGCGAAGCGAGCGGACCTTTGCCCGTGCCGGTATCGGCCAGGGTGGAGTGAGAGTGGTTGGCCGTATGATTCCCGATCTCATTCCCTTCGGCGGCGGCCCGGGACCATACCGCGACGAAGTCGGCCGAAGTTCCACTCCATCCTTCGCAGATATAGAAGGTCATCGGAACCCCCTGAGCCGCAAGTTCGTCATAATGATCCACTTGGGATGGTTGACCATCGTCGAACGTGTAGCTCAGCGCCGCTTCGAATCCCGCCCAATCGAGGACAATCAATGTTCCCGGCAGCCCATCCGGCCGGGAGACGCCTTCCGCCTCCGGGTACGGCAATCCCGAGAGGGCGCTTTTTACGATCGGCGGCACCGTCGGGGTTAAGGAAACGGCGGCCGTGAACGTCGGCGCGGGCGTATCCGCCGGAGGGGATTCCGTCGGCGCCGAAGAAACCGAGGGGGTGTTGGGGGAACAGGAGATTGCCGACACAATCATCAGCATGGACGGAAAAATTATTCTTTTCATCGATATCCTCTCTTGTGGTTCCACAGCCCGCCGACCGTCACGCGCTCATCGATCCCATCTTGACGGACAGTCCAATTGTACCCAATTTCCCCGGCCCCTTCCCGGCGCCCTCAGTCGGCCGGGGGCGAAGGATCGGAATCCAGGAAGGCAAAACCCTTCAGAAGATCTCTTCGCGGCGGCGGTTGTATCCTCTCGTCGACGCGCGGTGAATTGTGCAAACGACTCAAACGGCTTCCGGATCACTCCGTTCCTCAGACGCAATCCGTGCCGGGATCCATGGCGAGACGTCCCAAATCCTTCCGGATGCGGCGAACAAGATCCATCGCCCATTTCTATCCACCCGATTCCGCCGATGGGGTTTGTTGCTCGCCCCATGACGATGACGCTCTTGCCGCCGAAACGCCGTCTGCAGAAAAAACGCCGTCAACATCGCGCATTTGGTTTTTGCCGCATTCGCGTCAGGATGAAAACCGCAATCGAATGCATGAAAAGCGCGAAAACGACACTGAGGAAGGCAAACCCTTGGTTGATCAGAAGCCAATACACACCATCCCTTCCCAGCGTGAAGGCAACTTCGGAGGGAATAACCTCCCGCATTGCCGAAACCACGCTCACCCCCACAACAATCAGGATAACGTTCGCCGACACGGCGATGATTTTTAAACCCCAGACGATGAAGGGAAAAAATAAAGCAGTTTGGATCAACAGCTTTCGCAGAAATGGGGCGGCCTCCCGAAGGGGGATTGATTTCCTGCGGAGCATCGCCGTTAATTACAAAGCCCAGTTCCCCAATTGCAGATTTTCGATGGGCCTCGAAAAAACAACCCCGGCGGAGAATACAAGCGTCATGAGGAGAGTCACAACGCCGTTCACTAAGCCATATTTCCAGAAATCCATGCCGCCTGCGGCGGTCCGCAATACGGAATTGGCTTCCGCCCCGATCTCCTTACTCACGATCAGAAACGAGGTCACGGCATCCGCGATTGCCAACAACAACGATCCGGAAAAATATGCGCCAACAACAAACCCCTCGCCCTTTTACATCCGCTTCCCTTGGCTTTCCCTCTGCCCGCCGCGGGTCACGTCCGCGCCGTCAATCCGGACGCGCCATCCGGCGGCTTTTCCGTACAATCCGCCCCCGCAACGCATCCTCCCCTGCCGAAAGAGGGCACGGCAATTCCGCCCCCCGCGGGAGGAAGGCTCCTTTGTTTCGGGCTTTCAAAACAAGCGAGGCGAGTCCGGTGCAACCCGCATGCTTCGGAGAAGCACTTCCCCCGATTTTCACGGAATAAACTCAACCGGGACGGGTGAAACCGTGGCATATTCCGGCGGTTCCGCCATCCCCGGGAGGGCCGGGAACAGTATGCGCTCCGGGCAATCGTCCGGGCCAGGCAACCGCCTTGGGGGATTTTTCCACAATCCGTCAGGGCATCTTGGATACGTAGTTGCGGAGTGTTTCCAACGCGCGCCGATTGATCAGCTCGTAGTTGTCTTCCTCCAGAGGAATTCGTTCCGCCGCCAAGCGCTCCCGGATCATTTGCAAAAGGGCGCGCGTTACGTGACGCCCGATCTTGCCCACGTTGCGGATCAGCCATTCCGCCGATCCGATCACGGGAACTGGTTCGTTGTACGGCAACGGATCCTGCAGGACGCGGGGAATGAATTTGCGCAACAGCTTCGCATTGGGGGAATCCACAATGACGCACGTTTGCTGGATGTAACTCAACCGCTCTTCGCCGTCGAAAAACGGTTTGTATTGCATTTTGGAGTTTTCCGGCAATAACCCGGGGGAAAAGGGGGAGGTCTTCTCTTCGCGGATCCGCGGCCAATCCCGATCCAGCATTTGCAGCGCCGTCTGGTTATTCTTATGGAACGCCTCCGCCAACCGGCGGTTCTCCATCAGCTTGCGCAGGGTTCCGATCATTTCCCTCTGAATGCGGTCCAACTCCAGCAAAGCCGGCAAGCCGAGTTTTTCGTATCCGCGGGGAACGACATTGATGGAAAGCAGAAGGTGAATTGCGGTTTGCATTTCCTCCGGAAGCTGGTTGAGGTATTCGATATGCGGTTCCGCGATTCCCCGCAAAGCTTTAAGAATGGATTCTTTGGTTTCGCCTTCCCCCATGAGATAGGGCACTTTGGCCGAGGCGTCGCCGCATTTCCGCACCACCTCCACCATCCTCGGGTCTTCCTGATACTTATCGGCGAGGGCGATGATTTTGGAGAAATCCCGTTTCCGGATGACGATGGATTGGAAGATGATGTCTAAAAACGGGAGAATGGGGGAAAGGACGTAAAATTGATCCGTATCCACAGCAATATTCCTGCCGATAGCGTCCGGCATAATTCCTCCTTTGTCTGAACCGATACGCCCAATGGACCGCCTCAAACGCGGAACCGCCCACGCGGCATAATCCATTGTACTCGGAAAATCCCAAACGGGATCCGAGATCCAAATTTCAGCCCAACCCGGCCTGGGAAGGACTCCGATCTCCCATCGCGGCCGGCCATTTCAATCCGCGGTATCCCGCCTCCCTTTTTCGGCGCGCACCCGCAAGGCCAAACCGCCGCCGCCGGCTGCCGTGGGTTGGCGTCATTTTTGCTTGAGCAATTCCCGTAATTTTGTGGAAGTCTGTCCACCCGGACAAACGTGCCGCGTTCCACAAACCGGACAGATCCACCAAAAAAAGCTGGCCGCGTAGACCAAAACGATTCCCAAATAGACAAGCAGGTATATGGCGCTTTGTTGGTAAATAAAATACATCGGGAGAACAATGATGCTTAGAAAGGAAGCAAACGCCAACGTGACGGCAACGTTGTAGAGGCCTTCCGACCTTTTTGCATTTTTTAATACTCTGGCCAATTGACTGGAAGGCAGACAAAACCCGCCCACGCAGGGGGCGAACCCGCCGACATAGGGACACCGCCAATAGACGCAAACGTAGCTTTGGAAAAGCGCCACGAGTACAAACTGGCTGAGATAGACCGCAAAAAAGGTGCGGTTTACTTTCCACAGTAAAACGGCGATACCAATATAGATGCCGATCATTGGGATCGTCAGAATCAAGTACAACGTTTTTCGCGGATAGGATGCGCAGTTTTCGATCATGCCAAGCCCTTTCCTTTTCTTTATGCACAACGGCCTGGGAATGAGACGATTATCCGGCCGCGCCAGGTCGGTTTCCATTATAGATCAGGCCATCAAAGGACATACCGGCGAAGACCACACGCCGGCGGCCAAGCCGGCTCTCCCGCAGTCAGGGCCGGAAATTTAGGGTTCTTGACGTTTCAAGAAAAATTCATTTCTTACTTTCCAGGTTTTGCGCTGGTCGTTCGATTCTCTTCCCACCCAATGAAACGAGTCCTTTGTGATCTCGGTAAAACACCATTGGTTTATCGTTCCATCTTCCGATTGATATTCCTGCACGATATCGTCGCCGATTTTCTTGGCTTTCATTTTTTCAAACGCATTCGTATTTGGTTCGATCCAATAAATGCACCAATTCTCATTACTCGGATCATATACCCGCAGGGTTGTGCCATAAATATCTTTTTTCGCATCTCTGCTCCCGCCCCTCCTGTCTCGTCTTGCCGGGGCTATCCATACATCCTGAACCGCCCTTCCATCCAAAACCCACCCAAAATACACCTCGCAACTTTCTTCACGCCTAGTTCCATCGGATTTATGGACAATGACCTTCCCTTCCCACGATCCGATGAATTGACCGTATAGCATCAACTGCCGGGAATGTTCCGGGTTTGGAGTTATGGAAGCGAGAACGTCAATCATCTG is a window encoding:
- a CDS encoding polysaccharide deacetylase family protein; translated protein: MKRIIFPSMLMIVSAISCSPNTPSVSSAPTESPPADTPAPTFTAAVSLTPTVPPIVKSALSGLPYPEAEGVSRPDGLPGTLIVLDWAGFEAALSYTFDDGQPSQVDHYDELAAQGVPMTFYICEGWSGTSADFVAVWSRAAAEGNEIGNHTANHSHSTLADTGTGKGPLASQDLEISQNADYITNTISHQPVWSFAAPYGDRGWAWYAAQYYFVNRGVSYGMIAPGDNTDPLNLPVFMAVGGESEKALNLEIDTARSGGNWLIFLFHTLLPTSQEWYAGVEVENVAASMYHARAAQDVWIDVLYKVAAYWMGQKILMQTEPAYTGGDYVWSWTLPPHFPTGMYLRVTVSGGTVSQDGSILPWDPHGFYEIALDAGSLTVSD